One region of Phycisphaerales bacterium genomic DNA includes:
- the lipA gene encoding lipoyl synthase yields MTAGQPSAQPDVASPAGASPADPIARTLARHPRPLGGDPLKMVDRPVLSLSDRIINNQGGAKDQIAVKRKPPWLRAKVPGGPGYNRLRGIMSEHKLHTVCEEAGCPNMGECWARGVATIMILGDTCTRACGFCNVKTGRPQPLDKDEPRRVAESLALMGLKHVVVTSVNRDELPDGGAGVWAETIIRSKEACPEMSIEVLIPDFEGNWAALQMVIDARPHIINHNLETVRRMYPAVRPSAKFDRSVELLRRVKEQGIVAKTGIMVGIGERDDEVLALMEDVQARTRTRVNGGAEDTMDILTIGQYLQPTRNHLPLDRWVTPEQFEMFRREGLARGFKVVESGPLVRSSYHADHQADVLTDIMKMRC; encoded by the coding sequence ATGACCGCCGGCCAGCCCTCTGCTCAACCTGATGTCGCTTCGCCCGCGGGCGCAAGTCCTGCCGACCCAATCGCCCGGACGCTCGCGCGTCACCCGCGCCCGCTGGGTGGCGATCCGCTGAAGATGGTCGATCGGCCGGTGCTGTCGCTTTCGGACCGGATCATCAACAACCAGGGCGGGGCCAAGGACCAGATCGCGGTAAAGCGCAAGCCGCCCTGGCTGCGGGCGAAGGTGCCGGGGGGCCCGGGGTACAACCGCCTGCGCGGGATCATGAGCGAGCACAAGCTGCACACCGTGTGCGAGGAGGCGGGCTGCCCGAACATGGGCGAGTGCTGGGCCCGCGGGGTCGCCACAATCATGATCCTGGGGGACACGTGCACGCGGGCGTGCGGGTTCTGCAATGTGAAGACGGGGCGGCCGCAGCCTCTGGACAAGGACGAGCCGCGCCGCGTGGCCGAGAGTCTCGCCCTGATGGGGCTCAAGCACGTGGTAGTGACGAGCGTCAACCGCGACGAGCTGCCCGACGGGGGCGCGGGGGTCTGGGCCGAGACGATCATCCGGAGCAAGGAGGCGTGCCCGGAGATGTCGATCGAGGTGCTGATTCCGGACTTCGAGGGGAACTGGGCCGCGCTGCAGATGGTGATCGATGCGCGGCCGCACATCATCAACCACAACCTGGAGACGGTGCGGCGGATGTACCCGGCGGTGCGTCCGAGCGCGAAGTTTGACCGGAGCGTGGAGCTGCTGCGGCGGGTGAAGGAGCAGGGGATCGTCGCGAAGACGGGGATCATGGTGGGGATCGGGGAGCGAGATGACGAGGTGCTGGCGCTGATGGAGGACGTGCAGGCCCGCACTCGCACGCGCGTGAACGGCGGGGCCGAGGACACGATGGACATCCTGACCATCGGGCAGTACCTGCAGCCGACGCGCAACCACCTGCCCCTGGACCGCTGGGTGACTCCGGAGCAGTTTGAGATGTTCCGGCGGGAGGGGCTGGCGCGGGGGTTCAAGGTGGTGGAGTCGGGGCCGCTGGTGCGGTCGAGCTACCACGCGGACCACCAGGCGGATGTGCTGACGGACATCATGAAGATGCGCTGCTGA